From the Penicillium oxalicum strain HP7-1 chromosome V, whole genome shotgun sequence genome, one window contains:
- a CDS encoding putative hydrolase YcaC, with amino-acid sequence MYFSKLIQGALLLAISVPAQAWNRLDKDNAALLVIDHQVGLAQLVRDFGTNDFRNNMLAHSAIGNIFDLPTVLTSSSDGGPNGLLLKEITDMHPNATFVRRQGEVNAWDNPDFRKAVKALGKKQLIIGGIVTEVCTAFLALSLIDEGYEVFANTDASGTFDVKLAEDANRRMEKAGVTLMGFFAIVCDLMRDWRAKPGLTEILPVLDQYQFAYGMAARHHAGAILNGTLAEVEKTLI; translated from the exons ATGTACTTCTCCAAGCTCATTCAGGGTGCCCTGCTGCTGGCAATCTCCGTTCCTGCTCAGGCATGGAACCGCCTTGACAAGGACAACGCG GCTCTCTTGGTCATCGATCACCAAGTCGGTCTGGCCCAGCTCGTTCGCGACTTTGGCACCAACGACTTCCGCAACAACATGCTTGCCCACTCTGCCATTGGCAACATCTTTGATCTGCCCACCGTCCTGACCTCGTCCTCTGACGGTGGTCCCAACGGTCTCCTCTTGAAGGAGATCACCGACATGCACCCCAATGCCACCTTTGTCCGTCGTCAGGGTGAGGTCAATGCCTGGGACAACCCCGACTTCCGCAAGGCCGTCAAGGCCCTCGGAAAGAAGCAGCTGATCATCGGCGGTATCGTGACTGAAGTTT GCACCGCCTTCCTGGCCCTGTCGCTCATTGACGAGGGATACGAGGTCTTCGCCAACACCGACGCCAGTGGAACTTTCGATGTCAAGCTTGCGGAGGATGCGAACCGCCGCATGGAGAAGGCCGGTGTCACTCTGATGGGCTTCTTCGCTATTGTCTGTGATCTGATGCGCGACTGGCGCGCTAAGCCCGGTCTCACCGAGATCCTCCCCGTTCTTGACCA GTACCAATTCGCCTACGGCATGGCTGCTCGCCACCACGCCGGTGCCATTCTGAACGGTACCCTCGCCGAGGTTGAGAAGACTTTGATTTAA
- a CDS encoding Casein kinase I, translating to MASSSSNVVGVHYRVGKKIGEGSFGVIFEGTNLLNNQQVAIKFEPRKSDAPQLRDEYRTYKILVGCPGIPNVYYFGQEGLHNILVIDLLGPSLEDLFDHCNRRFSTKTVVMVAKQMLSRVQTIHEKNLIYRDIKPDNFLIGRPSTKAANVIHVVDFGMAKQYRDPKTKQHIPYRERKSLSGTARYMSINTHLGREQSRRDDLEALGHVFMYFLRGGLPWQGLKAATNKQKYEKIGEKKQTTAIKDLCEGYPEEFNKYLSYVRNLGFEDTPDYDYLRDILTQALKNAGEVEDGEYDWMKLNNGRGWDYKSYPSQAHLHNQHQTSSGRDLQGSQLRSSQRPGVTADRLNAAQPPPPSPANKAGAGKQRERQSTSGVPPKRQSGNLDVNTPAASTQAQFQNSNAHLPARMGSPGNPGMSGQQAGGQGNSDPQPTFVQKMMKALCCGR from the exons atggcttcttcttcttccaacgTGGTGGGCGTCCACTACCGCGTGGGTAAGAAGATCGGCGAGGGCTCTTTTGGTGTCATCTTCGAGGGTACCAACCTCCTGAACAACCAGCAAGTTGCTATTAAATTC GAACCTCGCAAGAGCGACGCTCCTCAGCTACGCGATGAGTACCGGACGTACAAGATTCTTGTTGGATGCC CTGGTATTCCCAATGTGTACTACTTCGGTCAGGAGGGTCTGCACAACATCCTGGTGATCGACCTTCTGGGTCCCAGTCTTGAGGACCTTTTCGACCACTGCAACCGTCGCTTCTCTACCAAGACCGTCGTTATGGTTGCGAAACAGATG CTGTCCCGCGTCCAAACAATCCACGAGAAGAATCTGATCTACCGCGATATTAAGCCGGATAACTTCCTGATCGGTCGCCCATCCACCAAGGCTGCCAATGTCATTCACGTTGTTGATTTCGGAATGGCCAAGCAGTATCGCGACCCGAAGACTAAACAGCACATTCCTTACCGTGAGCGGAAGTCGCTGTCTGGCACAGCTCGATACATGAGTATCAACACTCACTTGGGACGCGAGCAATCCCGTCGGGATGACCTGGAAGCTTTGGGTCACGTTTTCATGTACTTCTTGAGGGGTGGTCTTCCTTGGCAGGGCCTGAAGGCTGCCACCAACAAGCAGAAGTACGAGAAGATTggtgagaagaagcagaCCACCGCTATCAAGGATCTCTGCGAGGGATACCCAG AGGAATTCAACAAGTATCTGAGCTATGTTCGCAACCTCGGGTTTGAAGATACACCCGATTACGACTACCTGCGCGACATCTTGACGCAGGCCCTCAAGAATGCCGGCGAGGTGGAGGATGGCGAATATGATTGGATGAAGCTGAACAACGGCCGCGGCTGGGACTACAAGTCCTATCCCTCTCAGGCGCACCTTCACAACCAGCACCAAACGTCCTCGGGGCGGGACCTGCAGGGCAGTCAGCTCCGCAGCAGCCAACGGCCCGGTGTGACTGCGGACCGTCTCAATGCGGCGcagccccctcccccatcccCGGCCAACAAAGCGGGAGCTGGCAAGCAACGGGAGCGACAGAGCACTTCAGGTGTGCCGCCCAAACGCCAGAGCGGAAACTTGGATGTCAACACCCCTGCGGCATCCACACAGGCCCAGTTCCAAAACTCCAATGCTCACCTTCCTGCTCGCATGGGAAGTCCCGGTAACCCTGGTATGAGCGGTCAGCAAGCCGGTGGGCAAGGGAACAGTGACCCGCAGCCCACCTTTGTCCAGAAAATGATGAAGGCTCTGTGCTGCGGTAGGTGA
- a CDS encoding Histone chaperone: protein MAFAAINSSGKHIPAIEEAFATEPSLKKRVYDAIGSTPQHTPLFEDLARYTSVLLARTAKTASLPLVPPPSEGPALKKRKIQNGVAEAPAQAPIDVKGDAPVQFYVQDVSFAIPQRKKLTLEVTAGFSYLRARNQTTKEIEFGIPMDRIRHALCLPVPEKTQKQFNFCIIPEYADGVTPPPQGITTFEPMVFMIPDGPAKAAFDGSGQQTGNEAGESAEALIRKILNQNLTTTSVVRPVERQFVSAMSEAHRKTEKAYHVKAFRGSKEGYLFLLSTGILFAFKKPLVFFSFDTIESVSYTSVLQRTFNLNVLARPSGGSEEETQEFEFSMIDQADFDGIDAYIKRHGLQDASLAEARRAKKYNVNGSNKTEDGAPGADGTEQEESELQKAQQELEDLEDEDEEDYDPGSDDGSDGSGSSSEEDSDDDDEDEDAEADSDGDGNLVENELGSEAEDVGDQKE, encoded by the exons ATGGCATTCGCTGCGATTAATTCAAGCGGCAAGCACATCCCCGCGATCGAGGAGGCTTTTGCGACTGAGCCTTCTTTGAAGAAACGAGTTTATGATGCGATCG GATCTACACCACAGCATACACCCCTCTTTGAGGACCTTGCCCGGTATACCTCCGTCCTGCTGGCCAGGACTGCGAAAACTGCTTCCCTTCCACTAGTGCCGCCGCCTAGCGAAGGCCCGGCACTGAAGAAACGAAAAATACAAAATGGAGTGGCAGAAGCACCGGCGCAGGCGCCGATTGATGTCAAGGGCGATGCGCCCGTTCAATTTTACGTGCAAGATGTCTCATTTGCCATTCCTCAACGCAAGAAACTCACGCTTGAGGTAACTGCTGGGTTCAGTTACTTGCGCGCGAGGAACCAGACCACCAAGGAGATTGAATTCGGCATTCCCATGGATCGAATTC GCCATGCCTTGTGCCTCCCGGTACCTGAGAAAACGCAGAAGCAGTTCAATTTCTGCATCATTCCCGAATACGCCGATGGTGTCACTCCACCGCCCCAAGGCATAACGACTTTCGAACCTATGGTCTTTATGATTCCTGATGGCCCAGCCAAGGCAGCCTTCGATGGGTCAGGGCAACAAACTGGGAACGAGGCCGGGGAGTCTGCCGAGGCTCTAATTCGCAAGATTCTGAATCAGAATCTGACCACCACTAGCGTGGTACGACCCGTCGAAAGGCAGTTCGTCAGCGCGATGTCCGAGGCACATCGCAAGACTGAGAAGGCGTATCATGTGAAGGCGTTCCGAGGCAGCAAGGAAG GCtacctcttcctcctttcgACAGGCATTCTTTTCGCCTTCAAGAAGCCCCTtgtgttcttttctttcgacACGATCGAGTCGGTCTCTTACACTTCAGTCCTTCAACGCACATTTAATTTGAATGTGCTTGCGCGTCCCAGCGGTGGTAGTGAAGAGGAGACACAGGAATTTGAATTCTCTATGATCGACCAGGCTGATTTCGACGGCATTGATGCCTATATCAAGCGCCACGGTCTGCAAGATGCCAGTCTGGCCGAAGCGCGGCGCGCGAAGAAATACAATGTCAATGGCAGCAACAAGACCGAGGACGGCGCTCCCGGTGCTGACGGCACAGAGCAAGAGGAGAGTGAGCTGCAGAAAGCCCAGCAGGAGTTGGAAGaccttgaggatgaggatgaagaggactACGACCCGGGGAGTGACGATGGCAGTGATGGCAGTGGATCAAGTAGCGAGGAGGActccgatgacgatgacgaagacgaggatgcaGAGGCGGACAGTGATGGGGATGGAAATCTGGTGGAAAACGAGCTTGGCAGCGAAGCCGAGGATGTCGGCGATCAGAAGGAGTAG
- a CDS encoding Homoserine dehydrogenase yields the protein MESLRTGSDPIFLGIVGVGVVGNAFLEQLGRIPNPPSLILLARSTQTISSPRPKYSPCVPFAVWDEAVKSPFLDRSDAWSLAEIADFLASAPGKAILVDNTSDLVLTQAYPEFLERGVSIVTPNKKGFSEDMAHFNHIFDSARRGNATVHHQCTVGGTLPVLSTLRDLIATGDQITRVEGVLSGTLSLLLGDFMPGHGTSEARWSSLVSHAREIGHTEPDPRDDLNGLDFARKLTIIARVIGMDVSRHDSFPVESLVPDELSRLPSSTAGVNEFMNELPRYDGMMEEAKKAAENRGKILRYTGSIDVLSGAIKVGLQFVERGSAIANLRGSQIVNIYTKRYGTNPLILQGGGGGGEITAMGIMADLLKAMELLM from the exons ATGGAATCTTTACGGACAGGGAGTGATCCGATATTTCTAGGAATTGTGG GCGTCGGCGTTGTTGGGAATGCTTTTCTCGAGCAACTTGGGAGAATACCAAACCCGCCAAGTCTGATTTTGCTCGCTCGCTCCACTCAGACCATTTCCTCTCCCAGGCCAAAATACTCACCGTGTGTGCCGTTCGCGGTCTGGGACGAAGCTGTCAAGTCGCCCTTTTTGGACCGCTCAGATGCGTGGTCACTAGCGGAAATTGCCGATTTTCTGGCATCTGCGCCAGGCAAGGCGATTCTCGTGGATAACACATCTGATCTTGTTCTGACACAAGCATATCCAGAGTTTTTGGAGCGGGGAGTATCAATAGTGACTCCCAATAAGAAAGGATTCTCGGAAGACATGGCTCACTTTAATCACATCTTCGACTCTGCGAGGCGAGGAAATGCGACTGTCCACCATCAGTGTACTGTAGGTGGAACGCTCCCTGTGCTGTCCACGCTCAGAGATCTCATCGCAACGGGCGACCAGATCACTCGCGTTGAAGGTGTTCTGTCTGGGACCCTCTCTCTGTTATTGGGCGATTTTATGCCGGGACATGGGACGTCCGAAGCACGTTGGAGCTCTTTGGTCTCGCACGCCAGGGAAATTGGACACACGGAGCCCGACCCTCGCGATGATCTCAACGGGCTTGACTTTGCGCGGAAACTTACAATCATTGCTCGAGTCATTGGCATGGATGTCAGCCGACATGACTCTTTCCCCGTGGAATCTCTTGTTCCTGACGAGCTCTCGCGCCTGCCTTCCTCAACGGCTGGAGTTAACGAGTTCATGAATGAGCTGCCCAGGTACGATggcatgatggaagaggcgAAGAAAGCAGCAGAAAATCGAGGCAAGATTTTGCGCTACACTGGAAGCATCGATGTGCTTAGCGGTGCCATCAAAGTTGGTCTTCAATTTGTGGAAAGGGGCAGTGCGATTGCAAATCTGCGAGGTAGTCAGATTGTCAATATCTACACCAAGCGGTACGGCACCAATCCTTTGATTCTacagggtggtggtggaggtggtgagATTACTGCCATGGGAATAATGGCGGATCTATTGAAGGCAATGGAGCTTCTGATGTGA